A segment of the Synechococcus sp. CBW1002 genome:
CCCGGTTCTCGCCACAGATGGCATTGAGCAGGCTCGACTTGCCCACATTGGGCCGGCCGATGATCGCCAGCTGGATCGGTTCCTCCGTTTCCACCTCTTCGGTGGGGGGCAGGAAACCCACCACCCGATCAAGCAGATCGCCGGTGCCGGCTCCGTGGATCGCTGAGATCGGATAGGGCTCGCCCAGGCCCAGACCCCAGAATTCCGCCGCCATCGACAGACCGGCTTCCGGCGATTCGCACTTGTTCACCGCCAGCAGCACCGGCACCTTCTGACCCCTGAGCCATTCGGCGATCGACTGGTCGGCAGCGGTTGACCCCTGCTTGCCGTCGACAATCACCACGGCAACGGAGGCCTCCGCCAGGGCGAGGTTGGCCTGTTCGCGGATTTCCGGCAGGAATTCGCTGTCATCGTCAAATACCAGGCCGCCGGTATCGACCACACGGAAGGTGCGATCCCGCCAGAAGCCTTCCTGGTAGGTGCGATCGCGGGTCACGCCCGGTTCGTCGTGCACGATCGCCTCACGGCTGCGGCACAGGCGGTTCACGAGGGTGGACTTGCCCACATTGGGTCGCCCGATGATGGCGACGACGGGTAGCGCCAAAGCGGCTTATCTCAACGACATTGCGTTTCCTGACACTACAGAGTGGCCGCGCGCCTGGCTGATCTGGCTAGGGAGGAAGTAACCCTCTCTGCCCTCCGCCTTCCGGCGGAGACGCCCCATGGTGGAGCTGATTGCCGCGATCGTGGTCGACCTCTCCGACCAGAAGCTCTACGCCTACGGCGCGGCAGACACGCTGCTGCGCACCGTGCCGGTCAGCACCGGGCTGGCGTCGAGTCCGACCCCCACCGGTGAGGGGAAGGTCTACGGCAAGCACCGCAGCGTCACCATGCGCGGCAGCAGCTTCGTGGCGCCGAATGTGCCGTGGGCCCTCTGTGTCACACCGGATCAGGTGATCTGCCTGCACGGTGCCCCCTGGCAGGAGGCCGCCGGTCAGCGCTTCGGGGTGCCGCGCAGCCACGGCTGCGTGCGCGTGCCCAGCCCCCACGCCCGCTGGCTGTTCGAGCACACCCCCCTCGGCACGCCGGTGACGATCCGCCCCTGAACCCGCACCGCGCTCAGCCTTCAGGCCTCCAGCTGCCGCTGTTGGTTGCCGATCACCAGGAGCAGCAGGCTGATCGCCCCCAACAACGCGACCAGCAGCGCCACCACGAGCATCGTGCCCGCCAGGCCGCTGGCGTAGGAGCTGGTGATCACCTCGATGGCCTTCGACGGGGCCCCATGGCTGTGGGTGAGCACGCCGCTGCTCAGGGCTGCCCGCACCTTGGCCTCCAGCGCGGGGATCTGCTCCGGCCTGGCGCCCAGCTGGAGCAGGCGGTCCCGCAGGCTGGCAAAGCCAAAGCCATTGACCAGGGCCCCGCTGGCGGCAAAGCCCAGAGCAAAACCCAGCTGACCGGTGGTGGTGCGAAAGGCGGTCACCGATCCGAAATAGCGCTGCGGCGCCTCCTGTACGAACAGGGCCGACTGGGGCACCGACAGGAAGGCCAGACCCGTACCCACCAGCAGCAAGGGCAGGATGAACGAGGCGTAGGGAGTATCCGCACGCACCCCCGCCAGCAACACAAGCCCCAGCACGAGAACGAGGATGCCGCCCGCCATCAGCTGGTTGGTGCGACGCCCCGGCGCCATCAGCCGGCCCGCCACCACACCGCCGGCGGCAAAGCAGATCAACAGCGGTAGCTGGGCCAGAGCCACCTGGCTGGTGCTGTAGCGCTGCACCGTCTGCCAGAAGTTGCTGGTCTGCAGCTGCACCACCGCCTGAGCGAAGTTCCAGGCGATCCCGCTCACGATGGCGGCGGCAAAGCAGCCGCGGCCGTAGAGCCCCACCGGAAAGATCGGCTCCTGGCGGCGGCGCTCGATCCACACGTGCACGCCGAACACCGCCACACCGCCCAGGGTCGGGAGGAGGAACTGGGGCGCCGTGAACCCGCTCACCGCATGGCTGACCCCACTGAGAAACAGCACCATCGCCAGAGCGATGCTGACCAGGCCTGGCCAGTCGGCCCGCAGGGCCGCGTTGGCGGGCATGTCGGGCAGCAGCAGCGGCACCAGCGGCAGGCACAGCAGCGCGATCAGGGGCACCAGGCCGAGGGCCAGGCGCCAGCTGGTGTCGGCCAGCACACCGCCCAGCAGCGAGCCGCCGATGAAGCCCGCAATGATCAGAAGGTTCCACAGGCCCAGGGCCTTGCCCAGCTGGTCGGGCCGGCTCACGCAGCGGACCGAGGCAAAGGTGAGGGCGAGTACGGCGCCCACGCCGATGCCCACCAGGGCGCGTCCCAGCAGAAACAGGGCCGCGCCGGGGGCCGCCAGGGCGATGCCATCCCCGGCGATCGAGAGCAGCAAGCTGCCCATCAGCACCTTGCGACGGCCCAGGCGATCGCCCAGAAAGCCCATCAGCAGCACGGTGGCGGCCTGGGCGAGGGTGGAGATGCTGGCCGCCAGGGCCAGGGTGGCGCCCTGCATGTGCAAGGCCGCCCCCGCCTTCACCAGGGCCGTGTTGGCCACCGTGGGATCGATCAGCTGCAGGCTGGCCAGCACTCCCAGAAAGGGCACCGCCAGGGCGCTCGTGGATTTGTCGCTCATGCGGGGATCAAAGGGGAAGAGGGATCAGGAGTTGCCTGCAAGAAGGTGGAGGGCCAGCGGGGAGCCGGCGCGTCGGCGCGGCTGATCGCCACCAGGTGACCGCGCCGCTGCAGCGGGCGGCTCCAGGGACGGCTGGGCGCGGCGGCCAGGGTCAACCGATCGCCGGCGCGATCGAAGCGCACCGGGCCATCGGGGGCATCGGTGAGCCAGACCTCACCCTTGGCGCGGAGTACCTCGGGGCCCAGCTGGGCGGCCCAGGCCAGCACCTGGCTGCGCTCCAGCGGCTCGAGCTGCAGCCAGGCATCACTGCGCACCAGCTGCCGTTCGCTGTGGAACGGCGGGGCGGGATGCTGCGCGCGGCTCTCGAGCTGCTGGCGCAGCCACTGCTGACGGCGTCCGGCCTCGCCTGGGGGCAGCAGATCACCCTTGCTGAACTGCAGCAGATCGACGCCATCGAACTGCTGCTGCACCAGCTCGCCCACCCAGCGGTCGTGCCAGAGCGCTTCGATGCGCTCGAGATCCACCACCAGCAGCACCCGCGCCAGGGCCAGGCCGTGGAGCTGCAGCTGGCTGGCCACCCGCTCGGGCAGGGCCATGCCGCTGGTTTCGATCAGCACATGGGCCGGGGGCAGCTCACGCCGGGCCAGCTCCACTAGGGCCGCCCCCAGGCCATCGCGCAG
Coding sequences within it:
- a CDS encoding L,D-transpeptidase, which produces MVELIAAIVVDLSDQKLYAYGAADTLLRTVPVSTGLASSPTPTGEGKVYGKHRSVTMRGSSFVAPNVPWALCVTPDQVICLHGAPWQEAAGQRFGVPRSHGCVRVPSPHARWLFEHTPLGTPVTIRP
- a CDS encoding MFS transporter, encoding MSDKSTSALAVPFLGVLASLQLIDPTVANTALVKAGAALHMQGATLALAASISTLAQAATVLLMGFLGDRLGRRKVLMGSLLLSIAGDGIALAAPGAALFLLGRALVGIGVGAVLALTFASVRCVSRPDQLGKALGLWNLLIIAGFIGGSLLGGVLADTSWRLALGLVPLIALLCLPLVPLLLPDMPANAALRADWPGLVSIALAMVLFLSGVSHAVSGFTAPQFLLPTLGGVAVFGVHVWIERRRQEPIFPVGLYGRGCFAAAIVSGIAWNFAQAVVQLQTSNFWQTVQRYSTSQVALAQLPLLICFAAGGVVAGRLMAPGRRTNQLMAGGILVLVLGLVLLAGVRADTPYASFILPLLLVGTGLAFLSVPQSALFVQEAPQRYFGSVTAFRTTTGQLGFALGFAASGALVNGFGFASLRDRLLQLGARPEQIPALEAKVRAALSSGVLTHSHGAPSKAIEVITSSYASGLAGTMLVVALLVALLGAISLLLLVIGNQQRQLEA
- a CDS encoding GTP-binding protein is translated as MSPVSEGGSPLTPLRGVPATVVGGYLGSGKTTLINGWLQAGACPGWALLVNDLGSINVDAERLRQGDGRVLELGGGCVCCTLRDGLGAALVELARRELPPAHVLIETSGMALPERVASQLQLHGLALARVLLVVDLERIEALWHDRWVGELVQQQFDGVDLLQFSKGDLLPPGEAGRRQQWLRQQLESRAQHPAPPFHSERQLVRSDAWLQLEPLERSQVLAWAAQLGPEVLRAKGEVWLTDAPDGPVRFDRAGDRLTLAAAPSRPWSRPLQRRGHLVAISRADAPAPRWPSTFLQATPDPSSPLIPA